Proteins encoded together in one Quercus lobata isolate SW786 chromosome 3, ValleyOak3.0 Primary Assembly, whole genome shotgun sequence window:
- the LOC115982372 gene encoding probable aldo-keto reductase 1, producing the protein MGLSGGHSDPILEEVGISIIKHAFSQGITFFDTSDIYGPHANEVLVGKALKHLPREKIQLATKFGIVKMDLNNVEINGTPEYVRSCCEDSLKRLGLEYIDLYYQHRIDTTVPIQETIGELKKLVEEGKVKYIGLSEASADTIRRAYAVHPITAVQMEWSLWTRKIEEKIVPLCRELGIGIVPYSPLGHGFFGGRAVIESAPANSYLVMHPRFQAESLEQNKTIHFQIGKLAEKHGCSPAQLALGWILHQGDDVAPIPGTTKIKNLDANISSFRVKLTKEDLKEISDVITINEVAGHRTIDVFIHCSWKFANTPEKESKLA; encoded by the exons ATGGGGCTTTCAGGAGGCCACAGTGATCCTATCCTTGAAGAGGTTGGCATATCAATCATCAAGCATGCATTTAGTCAAGGAATCACATTCTTTGATACGTCAGATATTTATGGGCCACATGCTAATGAAGTTTTGGTGGGAAAG GCACTGAAGCACTTGCCTCGAGAAAAGATTCAGTTAGCTACAAAATTTGGTATTGTCAAAATGGATCTTAATAATGTTGAAATAAATGGTACCCCTGAATATGTTCGATCCTGTTGTGAGGATAGTCTGAAGCGCCTTGGTTTGGAATACATTGATCTCTATTATCAGCACCGGATTGACACAACAGTACCTATACAGGAGACT ATTGGGGAACTTAAGAAGCTGGTGGAAGAAGGAAAAGTAAAGTATATTGGATTGTCTGAAGCTAGTGCGGACACAATACGAAGGGCATATGCAGTTCATCCCATCACGGCTGTACAAATGGAGTGGTCCCTTTGGACTCgcaaaattgaggaaaaaatagTTCCACTTTGCAG GGAGCTTGGAATTGGAATAGTACCATACAGCCCCCTTGGTCATGGATTCTTTGGTGGCAGAGCAGTTATAGAAAGTGCACCTGCAAACAGTTATCTGGT CATGCATCCTAGATTTCAAGCAGAGAGTTTAGAGCAAAACAAGACcattcattttcaaataggaAAGTTGGCTGAAAAGCATGGATGCAGCCCTGCACAGCTTGCACTTGGATGGATTCTTCATCAAGGAGATGATGTGGCACCTATCCCTG GtactacaaaaattaaaaatcttgaTGCCAATATCAGTTCCTTTAGAGTGAAGCTCACCAAAGAAGATTTGAAGGAGATTTCTGATGTAATAACCATCAACGAGGTGGCAGGGCATAGAACAATTGATGTTTTTATTCACTGCTCATGGAAGTTTGCAAATACaccagaaaaagaaagtaagtTAGCATAA
- the LOC115982036 gene encoding receptor-like protein 7 isoform X1, with protein MWKMNQYLPLFLIASCLFFISHSQTISNTSTQHLCLPDQSSALLQLRKEFVEKRIYSDEYLDPFDYYNGSYPKMKSWKADSDYCSSWDGITCDAHNGHVIGLDLSKSWLCGPLKSNSSLFRLRHLRKLNLALNNFSSFSTIPSEFGQLVRLTHLNLSRSFLHGRIPSEISWLSNLVSLDLSFNYNYYSVGADSYYLKLRRIDLEALVQNMTYLRELHLDDVNISSSLPQSLANLSSLTSLSLSDCILLGEFPSDIFLLPKIQAIDVSGNNNLTGFLPNFRSGSSLKQLRLFSTNFSGDLPNSIGNLKSLSHLDLSGANFHGELPSSIGKLESLNTLYLSGTNFSGKLPDSIGNLNSLNDLNLGSSKFSGEIPPSIGNLSQLTFLSILESNFHGQLPSTLGNLAKLTYLDLRNSRFYGKVPSSLGNLTKLEEFLLSYNNFEGRFPVLLTNITKLTWIDISGNQLKGSIPSEISRLTNLSSLYLYQNSLTGAIPSVLYTMPSLFELFLHQNQLTGPLQFQNISSSQLNILRLSRNKLDGPVPRSISNFTKLRELYLSSINLKDKMELNIFFQVKELQLLDLSSNNLLVSKENINSSHPKFSYLYLSSCNLREFPDFLKAQNKLQELDLSNNKIEGKIPKWFCNVGKGTLQSLNLSFNLLSGFEQPLKVLPWKSIYILDLRSNMLQGSLPIPPLSTSYFFASNNNLTGKIPQMICNMNSLQILDISNNQLNGHIPQCVGHLSNSLSVLNMRKNCFQGSMPNHS; from the coding sequence ATGTGGAAAATGAATCAATACCTGCCCTTATTCCTTATTGCATCTTGTTTGTTCTTCATTTCACATTCTCAAACTATTTCTAATACTTCCACTCAACATCTTTGCCTCCCTGACCAAAGCTCTGCTTTGCTGCAACTGAGGAAAGAATTTGTTGAGAAGAGAATTTATTCTGATGAATATTTGGATCCGTTTGATTACTATAATGGTTCATATCCAAAGATGAAGTCTTGGAAGGCAGATAGTGATTATTGTTCCAGCTGGGATGGGATCACATGCGATGCACACAACGGCCACGTCATTGGCTTAGACCTCAGCAAAAGCTGGCTTTGTGGGCCTCTCAAGTCTAACAGCAGCCTCTTCAGGTTGCGTCATCTTCGAAAACTCAACCTTGCCCTCAACAACTTCTCTTCCTTCTCCACAATCCCATCTGAGTTTGGGCAGCTTGTGAGGTTGACCCATCTTAATCTCTCTCGTTCCTTCTTACATGGCCGAATCCCGTCGGAAATTTCATGGCTCTCCAATTTGGTTTCACTTGATCTCTCtttcaattataattattactcTGTTGGTGCTGATTCCTATTATTTGAAGCTCAGAAGAATTGATCTTGAAGCACTTGTCCAGAACATGACATATTTGAGAGAACTTCATCTAGACGATGTGAACATCTCATCGTCACTGCCTCAATCCCTGGCAAATTTGTCTTCCTTGACATCTCTTTCTCTGTCTGACTGCATTTTGCTTGGCGAATTTCCCTCAGATATTTTCCTACTGCCCAAGATTCAAGCCATTGATGTGTCAGGTAACAACAATCTCACTGGTTTTCTTCCCAATTTTCGATCTGGTAGTTCCCTAAAGCAATTGCGTCTTTTCTCCACGAATTTTTCTGGGGATTTGCCCAATTCAATCGGCAACCTTAAATCCTTGAGTCATTTGGATCTTTCTGGGGCAAATTTTCATGGGGAATTACCCAGTTCAATCGGAAAGCTTGAGTCCTTGAATACTTTATATCTTTCTGGAACAAATTTTTCTGGGAAACTGCCCGATTCAATCGGCAATCTCAACTCCTTGAATGATTTGAATCTTGGTTCAAGTAAATTTTCAGGGGAAATTCCCCCTTCTATTGGGAACCTATCACAGCTTacttttctttctatcttagaGAGCAATTTTCATGGCCAGCTTCCATCCACGTTAGGAAATCTTGCAAAACTCACTTATTTAGATCTTCGCAATAGCCGTTTCTATGGGAAAGTACCATCTTCACTGGGAAATCTTACAAAACTAGaagaatttcttctttcataTAACAATTTTGAAGGCAGGTTCCCAGTTTTACTAACAAATATTACCAAACTCACTTGGATAGATATATCAGGAAATCAATTGAAAGGGTCAATCCCATCGGAAATAAGTAGACTTACTAATTTGTCTTCCCTTTACTTGTatcaaaactcactcacagGGGCTATCCCCTCAGTTTTGTATACAATGCCTTCATTATTTGAACTGTTTCTACATCAAAATCAGCTTACTGGCCCTCTCCAATTCCAAAATATCTCTTCATCACAATTAAATATCCTAAGATTGAGTAGAAACAAATTGGATGGACCGGTTCCAAGGTCAATTTCCAATTTCACTAAGCTACGAGAGCTATATCTTTCTTCGATCAACCTAAAGGACAAGATGGAGTTAAACATATTCTTCCAGGTTAAAGAACTTCAACTTCTCGATCTTTCAAGTAACAATTTGTtggtttcaaaagaaaatatcaattCATCCCACcccaaattttcatatttgtaTTTGTCTTCTTGCAATTTGCGTGAATTCCCTGATTTCCTAAAAGCCCAAAATAAATTGCAAGAATTAGACCTTTCCAACAACAAAATTGAAGGTAAAATACCTAAATGGTTTTGTAATGTTGGAAAAGGGACGCTACAATCCCTGAATCTTTCTTTTAACCTTCTCAGCGGTTTTGAACAACCGCTAAAAGTTCTTCCTTGGAAATCTATTTACATTTTAGATTTACGTTCCAACATGTTGCAAGGGTCACTCCCAATTCCCCCATTGTCTACATCATATTTTTTTGCCTCAAACAATAATCTAACCGGGAAAATCCCTCAAATGATTTGCAACATGAATTCCCTCCAAATCCTTGATATATCTAACAACCAGTTGAATGGTCACATTCCACAATGTGTAGGTCACTTAAGCAACTCTCTTTCAGTATTGAATATGAGGAAAAATTGCTTTCAAGGAAGCATGCCTAATCATTCATAA
- the LOC115982036 gene encoding receptor-like protein 7 isoform X2 → MWKMNQYLPLFLIASCLFFISHSQTISNTSTQHLCLPDQSSALLQLRKEFVEKRIYSDEYLDPFDYYNGSYPKMKSWKADSDYCSSWDGITCDAHNGHVIGLDLSKSWLCGPLKSNSSLFRLRHLRKLNLALNNFSSFSTIPSEFGQLVRLTHLNLSRSFLHGRIPSEISWLSNLVSLDLSFNYNYYSVGADSYYLKLRRIDLEALVQNMTYLRELHLDDVNISSSLPQSLANLSSLTSLSLSDCILLGEFPSDIFLLPKIQAIDVSGHLSNSLSVLNMRKNCFQGSMPNHS, encoded by the exons ATGTGGAAAATGAATCAATACCTGCCCTTATTCCTTATTGCATCTTGTTTGTTCTTCATTTCACATTCTCAAACTATTTCTAATACTTCCACTCAACATCTTTGCCTCCCTGACCAAAGCTCTGCTTTGCTGCAACTGAGGAAAGAATTTGTTGAGAAGAGAATTTATTCTGATGAATATTTGGATCCGTTTGATTACTATAATGGTTCATATCCAAAGATGAAGTCTTGGAAGGCAGATAGTGATTATTGTTCCAGCTGGGATGGGATCACATGCGATGCACACAACGGCCACGTCATTGGCTTAGACCTCAGCAAAAGCTGGCTTTGTGGGCCTCTCAAGTCTAACAGCAGCCTCTTCAGGTTGCGTCATCTTCGAAAACTCAACCTTGCCCTCAACAACTTCTCTTCCTTCTCCACAATCCCATCTGAGTTTGGGCAGCTTGTGAGGTTGACCCATCTTAATCTCTCTCGTTCCTTCTTACATGGCCGAATCCCGTCGGAAATTTCATGGCTCTCCAATTTGGTTTCACTTGATCTCTCtttcaattataattattactcTGTTGGTGCTGATTCCTATTATTTGAAGCTCAGAAGAATTGATCTTGAAGCACTTGTCCAGAACATGACATATTTGAGAGAACTTCATCTAGACGATGTGAACATCTCATCGTCACTGCCTCAATCCCTGGCAAATTTGTCTTCCTTGACATCTCTTTCTCTGTCTGACTGCATTTTGCTTGGCGAATTTCCCTCAGATATTTTCCTACTGCCCAAGATTCAAGCCATTGATGTGTCAG GTCACTTAAGCAACTCTCTTTCAGTATTGAATATGAGGAAAAATTGCTTTCAAGGAAGCATGCCTAATCATTCATAA